A portion of the Myxococcales bacterium genome contains these proteins:
- a CDS encoding DUF58 domain-containing protein, translated as MTERTPMNVRPKRHKPTSPKSKEVAWLLWLFFGWAGAHRMYLGGFALGAIYGILTFFSCGLGSVLGYLDGIVCLLGTPRDQHGLPVVWSWKRGKLFVDPLEEGTYEPAESVGRLLFHGCLLFVLPYAVMSAGLTLFETSEVKDTLSTFTLLACVILLPLFLVQIVSALRKASAQVALLKAAGALTRRTRLDAIARSVAIITPRGALVLVTGLAFLTLSLAYKWASLGVIAVMALTAFYLITSATALVSGILVRRFSASLLGRGAAVHRRFEPGVARAGDAVRDVVDVKGVPVPPGFFLTMEGKLPPRLRTEARHVIPPKSREERVTMGVYLERTPRGTYDAPALHVTYTDLLGLTRAAVASLATARLRVLPALKPAEVVPPPASSTEEPDILTRPHRFPTEDLFRFREYVAGDDTRRIQWRMSMRAGTMIVKTPESRETSARRVIVALDTWTSPDWLDHTAVLDDALDSIVEAWLAIAQRLIEQGEKVTLLCVVRAEDGSFRRELIACSSANHAQWLDAGARAEWQAEVPIEAALASDLSGQDKTPGVAKESASFDNAIVVTMRLAPPMIPVVARETTWIAYDPDDALGPLPRSSYETWLDYDDTGRAATTGELVRRLLFLPYPIGAEENGIIARMNHLERRLEDRAHRLALRRLIVMSERRALDVLLARPDAVYRLEVKGGHQKLIGLKGVTSFGAAGAGAGAGGGQPPWGGAAGAQPQAGGSFR; from the coding sequence GTGACCGAGCGCACGCCGATGAACGTGAGGCCCAAGCGCCACAAGCCCACCTCGCCGAAGAGCAAGGAGGTCGCGTGGCTGTTGTGGCTATTTTTTGGCTGGGCCGGCGCCCACCGCATGTACTTGGGCGGCTTCGCCCTTGGCGCCATCTACGGCATCCTCACGTTCTTCAGCTGCGGTCTGGGCAGCGTCTTGGGGTACCTCGACGGCATCGTCTGTTTGCTCGGCACGCCGCGCGATCAACACGGCTTGCCGGTGGTGTGGTCGTGGAAGCGGGGCAAGCTCTTCGTCGATCCGCTCGAGGAGGGCACCTACGAGCCGGCCGAATCGGTCGGGCGCCTCTTGTTCCACGGGTGCTTGCTCTTCGTGTTGCCCTACGCCGTCATGAGCGCGGGCCTCACGCTCTTCGAGACGAGCGAGGTCAAAGACACGCTGTCGACCTTCACGCTCCTCGCCTGCGTGATCTTGCTCCCGCTCTTCCTCGTGCAAATCGTCTCGGCCTTGCGGAAGGCTTCGGCGCAGGTGGCGCTCTTGAAGGCCGCGGGCGCGCTCACGCGCCGCACGCGCCTCGACGCCATCGCCCGCTCCGTCGCCATCATCACGCCGCGGGGCGCCCTCGTGCTCGTCACGGGCTTGGCGTTTCTCACGCTGTCGCTCGCGTACAAGTGGGCGAGCCTCGGCGTCATCGCCGTGATGGCGCTGACGGCCTTCTACCTCATCACCTCCGCGACGGCGCTCGTGAGCGGTATCCTCGTGAGGCGCTTCTCCGCGAGCCTCTTGGGCCGGGGCGCGGCCGTGCACCGGCGCTTCGAGCCCGGCGTGGCCCGCGCCGGCGACGCGGTGCGCGACGTGGTGGATGTGAAGGGCGTGCCGGTGCCCCCGGGCTTCTTCCTCACGATGGAGGGGAAGCTGCCGCCGCGCCTGCGCACCGAAGCGCGCCACGTGATCCCGCCGAAGTCGCGCGAGGAGCGGGTCACCATGGGCGTCTATTTGGAGCGCACGCCGCGCGGCACCTACGACGCGCCTGCGCTGCATGTAACCTACACTGACCTTCTCGGCCTCACGCGCGCCGCCGTCGCGTCGCTCGCCACGGCGCGTCTTCGCGTGTTGCCAGCGCTGAAGCCCGCCGAGGTCGTCCCGCCGCCCGCGTCGAGCACGGAGGAACCCGACATCCTCACGAGACCGCACCGGTTTCCGACGGAAGATCTGTTCCGCTTTCGCGAATACGTGGCCGGCGATGACACGCGCCGCATTCAATGGCGCATGTCGATGCGCGCGGGGACGATGATCGTCAAGACGCCCGAGAGCCGCGAGACCTCGGCGCGGCGGGTCATCGTGGCCCTCGACACCTGGACGTCACCCGACTGGCTCGACCACACGGCCGTCCTCGACGACGCCCTCGATTCCATCGTGGAGGCGTGGCTCGCCATCGCGCAGCGGCTCATCGAGCAGGGCGAGAAGGTTACGCTCCTCTGCGTCGTCCGGGCCGAAGACGGCTCGTTCCGTCGCGAGCTCATCGCTTGCTCCAGCGCGAACCACGCCCAGTGGCTCGACGCCGGCGCGCGCGCCGAGTGGCAGGCCGAGGTGCCCATCGAAGCGGCGCTTGCCTCTGACCTCAGCGGTCAAGACAAGACGCCTGGCGTCGCCAAGGAGAGCGCGTCGTTCGACAACGCCATCGTCGTCACCATGCGCCTCGCGCCGCCGATGATCCCGGTCGTTGCGCGCGAGACCACCTGGATTGCGTACGATCCCGACGATGCCTTGGGGCCCTTGCCACGGAGCTCTTACGAGACGTGGCTCGACTACGACGACACCGGCCGAGCGGCCACGACCGGTGAGCTCGTGCGGCGATTGCTCTTTCTCCCCTACCCCATCGGCGCCGAGGAGAACGGCATCATCGCGCGGATGAATCACCTCGAGCGGCGCCTCGAAGATCGCGCGCATCGGCTCGCGCTCCGGAGGCTCATCGTGATGTCGGAGCGACGAGCGCTCGACGTGCTCCTCGCGCGGCCCGACGCCGTTTACCGCTTGGAGGTCAAAGGCGGTCACCAAAAGCTCATTGGCCTGAAGGGCGTCACGAGCTTCGGCGCGGCGGGTGCGGGGGCGGGTGCCGGCGGAGGTCAGCCGCCGTGGGGCGGTGCCGCGGGCGCGCAACCACAAGCCGGCGGGAGCTTTCGATGA
- a CDS encoding DUF4129 domain-containing protein, with amino-acid sequence MSFKNTLRATWPVLASYGAFTGWGLLCFVASVMLAGKLGLNPGDVAALIGIVGASLTGHIVGNVLGLLRLRLAVVVTLFVALMFAATFATVTLGPLGAYLFIGFVGLLGGYLGVASRLDVVAAWFPLTLAVGAAIYWMNTQGKTATFFRGQKYALWDPFTIVCLAGAVFLMLVFLATRNALALAAWQDTSGRADPERGTRASAARPGRGSIVVLFIFSLVLLGVTAALSPYLFRSRPAEKGEQGKHNTRDGDKQGDKGNKGKGKGSKGKGQQGQGQQGNGQQGQGQQGNGQQGQGQQGDGQQGQGQQGDGQQGQGQQGDGQQGQGQQGDGQQGQGQQGDGQQGQGQQGDGQQGQGQQGDGQQGQGQQGDGQQGQGQGGDDDSDKPSASQAGQQAQQALLSGFNIMMWFLLFALAMLILGLIGFPPLRRRTLLRHLETPVWPVAPTERVTNLWRRAIEALAEAEIIAESGETPQDFARRATREVEERFNIRAEGLVYAATLLEKVDYAGRGLGPGDEDAMRRAVMTFVNQLTPYVPFGKKVAAAWGRAPEVEP; translated from the coding sequence ATGAGCTTCAAGAACACGCTTCGGGCCACGTGGCCGGTCCTCGCGTCGTACGGCGCGTTCACCGGATGGGGCCTTCTGTGTTTCGTGGCCAGCGTGATGTTGGCCGGCAAGCTGGGCCTCAATCCGGGCGACGTGGCGGCGCTCATCGGCATCGTTGGCGCGAGCCTCACGGGTCACATCGTGGGCAACGTCCTTGGGCTGCTCCGCTTGCGCCTCGCCGTGGTCGTCACGCTCTTCGTCGCGCTCATGTTCGCGGCGACGTTCGCCACGGTGACCCTCGGGCCACTCGGCGCGTACCTCTTCATCGGCTTCGTGGGTCTCTTGGGCGGCTACCTCGGCGTCGCCAGTCGCCTCGATGTGGTGGCCGCGTGGTTTCCCCTCACGCTCGCCGTGGGCGCGGCCATCTACTGGATGAACACGCAGGGCAAGACGGCGACGTTCTTTCGCGGTCAGAAGTACGCGCTCTGGGATCCGTTCACGATCGTGTGCCTCGCGGGCGCGGTCTTTCTCATGCTCGTGTTCTTGGCGACGCGAAACGCGCTGGCCTTGGCCGCGTGGCAAGACACGAGCGGACGCGCCGACCCGGAACGCGGCACGCGCGCGAGCGCCGCGCGACCCGGGCGCGGCAGCATCGTCGTGCTCTTCATCTTCTCGCTCGTGCTCTTGGGCGTCACGGCAGCGCTCTCGCCGTACCTGTTTCGTTCGCGCCCGGCGGAGAAGGGCGAACAGGGCAAACACAACACCAGGGACGGCGACAAACAAGGCGACAAGGGAAACAAGGGCAAGGGGAAAGGCTCGAAAGGCAAGGGTCAGCAGGGCCAGGGACAACAAGGGAACGGGCAGCAAGGCCAGGGGCAACAAGGCAACGGACAGCAAGGCCAGGGACAACAAGGCGACGGGCAGCAAGGCCAGGGACAACAAGGCGACGGGCAGCAGGGCCAGGGACAACAAGGCGACGGGCAGCAAGGCCAGGGACAACAAGGCGACGGGCAGCAAGGCCAGGGACAACAAGGCGACGGGCAGCAAGGCCAGGGACAACAAGGCGACGGGCAGCAAGGCCAGGGACAACAAGGCGACGGGCAGCAAGGCCAGGGACAACAAGGCGACGGGCAGCAAGGCCAAGGTCAGGGCGGCGACGACGACAGCGACAAGCCGAGCGCATCGCAGGCCGGCCAGCAGGCGCAGCAAGCGCTGCTCTCCGGCTTCAACATCATGATGTGGTTCTTGCTGTTCGCGCTCGCGATGCTGATCCTCGGACTCATCGGCTTCCCGCCGCTTCGAAGGCGCACGCTACTCCGCCACCTCGAGACGCCCGTGTGGCCTGTCGCCCCGACGGAGCGAGTGACCAACCTCTGGCGACGAGCCATCGAGGCCCTCGCGGAGGCGGAGATCATCGCGGAGAGCGGTGAGACGCCGCAGGACTTCGCGCGACGCGCGACGCGCGAGGTCGAGGAGCGCTTCAACATCCGAGCCGAGGGGCTCGTCTACGCGGCGACGCTCTTGGAAAAGGTCGACTACGCAGGTCGCGGCCTAGGGCCCGGCGACGAAGACGCGATGAGGCGCGCCGTCATGACCTTCGTGAATCAGCTGACGCCGTACGTGCCTTTCGGCAAGAAGGTCGCCGCCGCCTGGGGGCGGGCTCCCGAGGTCGAGCCGTAG
- a CDS encoding LysR family transcriptional regulator gives MFVISIAYYRGVAATTLPDDLDLLVALDVLLEERHVTRAARRLGVTQGAASQRLARLRDYFADPLLVAGRPRLVLTPRAEAVRLPLARALADLRSAVAAGAPFDAKRSERRFVLLGNDLLEARALPLLLRLFAALAPRVAIAVERADADFVSRLEQGTADLAFVPDFLVPGSLRRRALPDEPFVVLLRASHPLLKRRRRKVALTLPEYLALEHILIAPRGMPGSLVDGLLQGGGHQRRVVATIQTFVAAPLLVLATDLAVTCPASLAKAIPEEMPIVALAPPFELGLDRTSVVWHERSQSDAGHAWLRGRIDGILSAKSKGRRRAST, from the coding sequence ATGTTTGTGATTAGCATCGCTTATTATCGCGGTGTGGCGGCAACCACGCTCCCCGACGACCTTGATCTCCTGGTCGCCCTCGACGTCTTGCTCGAAGAGCGGCACGTCACGCGCGCAGCGCGACGGCTCGGAGTGACCCAAGGCGCGGCGAGCCAACGACTCGCCCGCTTGCGCGACTACTTTGCCGATCCGCTCCTCGTGGCAGGTCGCCCACGACTCGTCCTCACACCTCGCGCCGAGGCGGTGCGTTTGCCGCTGGCGCGGGCCCTGGCGGATCTCCGCTCGGCCGTCGCCGCGGGTGCGCCCTTTGACGCAAAGCGCTCCGAGCGGCGCTTCGTTCTCCTCGGCAACGACCTCTTGGAGGCCCGCGCGCTGCCGTTGCTCCTCCGCCTCTTCGCCGCCCTGGCGCCGCGGGTAGCCATCGCCGTGGAGCGCGCCGACGCCGACTTCGTGTCCCGTCTCGAGCAAGGCACCGCGGATCTCGCCTTCGTGCCGGACTTCCTGGTGCCCGGCTCGCTCCGGAGACGCGCCCTCCCCGACGAACCGTTCGTCGTGCTGCTGCGCGCGTCTCATCCCCTCCTCAAGAGACGCCGCCGCAAGGTCGCGCTGACGCTCCCCGAGTACCTCGCGCTGGAGCACATCCTCATCGCGCCCCGCGGGATGCCCGGCAGTCTCGTCGACGGGTTGCTGCAGGGCGGCGGGCATCAACGCCGGGTCGTCGCCACCATCCAGACCTTCGTGGCCGCTCCCCTCCTCGTCCTGGCGACGGACCTCGCGGTGACGTGCCCCGCGTCACTTGCGAAGGCGATCCCCGAGGAGATGCCTATCGTCGCCCTGGCTCCACCTTTCGAGCTGGGGCTCGATCGCACGAGCGTCGTGTGGCACGAGCGCTCGCAGAGCGACGCCGGTCACGCTTGGCTTCGGGGACGCATCGATGGGATTCTTTCGGCGAAATCGAAGGGCCGGCGACGAGCGTCGACCTAG
- a CDS encoding LysR family transcriptional regulator: MKRDPRPDPPLDLQDLRAFCAVADLGSITGAARSLGEAKGSVSRRLTRLETRLGVALLQRSPRLVQITDEGLAFRDRLRRALALIDEAHASVRHVGKEPKGRLRITAPVDLALRVLAPIVSDFCRQHREVRIEMLMTEAHLDFDTHRIDVALRAARRPLGSSSLVARPLAKTRGRFFAAPLYVSLHGAPRTVAELASHRVLLAGPARLTLQRDRDARAKAVDLTPFVAANDFAFIRELALAGTGVALLPELLAAADVRAGRLQPVLPDITAFSGTLYLLRRGGPTARPAVRAFVDFAAEAIRRSADMRAF, from the coding sequence ATGAAACGCGATCCGCGCCCCGACCCCCCGCTTGACCTTCAAGACCTGCGCGCGTTTTGCGCCGTGGCAGACCTCGGCTCCATCACCGGCGCGGCGCGTTCGTTAGGAGAAGCCAAAGGTAGCGTGAGCCGGCGCCTCACGCGGCTAGAGACCCGTCTCGGCGTGGCGCTCCTTCAACGAAGCCCACGCCTCGTTCAGATCACCGACGAAGGCCTGGCGTTTCGTGATCGTCTGCGACGCGCGCTCGCGCTCATCGATGAAGCCCACGCATCCGTCCGGCATGTCGGAAAGGAACCGAAAGGCCGGCTGCGCATCACCGCGCCCGTTGACCTCGCGTTGCGGGTCCTTGCGCCCATCGTGTCGGACTTCTGCCGCCAACATCGCGAGGTGCGCATCGAGATGCTCATGACCGAAGCACACCTCGACTTCGACACGCACCGCATCGACGTAGCGCTCCGGGCAGCCCGGCGCCCCCTCGGGAGCTCGTCACTGGTGGCGCGCCCGCTGGCGAAGACGAGAGGGCGCTTCTTCGCGGCTCCGCTCTACGTGTCGCTGCACGGAGCGCCGCGAACGGTGGCCGAGCTTGCCTCCCATCGCGTGCTCTTGGCGGGGCCTGCGCGCCTCACGCTGCAGCGCGACCGGGACGCTCGTGCGAAGGCCGTAGACTTGACGCCGTTCGTTGCGGCCAACGACTTTGCGTTCATCCGAGAGCTCGCCCTCGCCGGCACTGGGGTGGCGCTCCTCCCGGAGCTGCTGGCGGCCGCCGATGTTCGCGCCGGCCGACTCCAGCCGGTGTTGCCCGACATCACCGCGTTCTCTGGCACCCTCTACCTCTTGCGACGAGGCGGACCGACGGCACGTCCTGCGGTCAGAGCCTTCGTCGACTTCGCCGCCGAGGCGATTCGACGCTCTGCCGACATGCGTGCGTTCTGA
- a CDS encoding DsrE/DsrF/DrsH-like family protein, translating to MSITTAKRKVAIICSHGGLDEAYPALILANAARQSGIDAFVFFTFWGLDVVTKSKVDHLHVNLAGNAASGMPTLVAGLPGMESLAASMMKKQMTELDLPTVREMLQILEESGAELYGCELAMKMFKRTKEDLVPQVKDIITAGDFYDLAEGAQIIFT from the coding sequence ATGAGCATCACGACCGCAAAACGAAAAGTCGCCATCATCTGTTCGCACGGTGGCCTCGACGAGGCGTATCCGGCGCTGATCCTCGCCAACGCGGCGAGGCAGTCGGGCATCGACGCCTTTGTGTTCTTCACCTTCTGGGGCCTCGACGTGGTGACGAAGAGCAAGGTCGATCACCTCCACGTCAACCTCGCGGGGAACGCGGCGTCGGGCATGCCGACGCTCGTGGCAGGCCTGCCCGGCATGGAGAGCCTCGCCGCCTCCATGATGAAGAAGCAGATGACCGAGCTTGATCTGCCGACGGTGCGAGAGATGCTGCAGATCTTGGAAGAGTCGGGCGCCGAGCTCTACGGGTGCGAACTCGCGATGAAGATGTTCAAGCGCACGAAGGAAGACCTCGTGCCGCAGGTCAAGGACATCATCACCGCCGGTGATTTTTACGACCTCGCCGAGGGGGCGCAGATCATCTTTACGTGA
- a CDS encoding TusE/DsrC/DsvC family sulfur relay protein, with protein sequence MDTNSTAIMARLDAIDARLAQMAARQERSEDLFREMGPIIKEVMATATTKLDGLDKAGYFAFGRELVTLSERVVTGFSPADVRQLADAVVSILRTVRAMTQPRVLEMAGQASKVIEKADETEPLGLIGMVRATRDDDVQKGMAVMMELMRHVGHVATAVREEQKKDADKKDRGAERKAKLAAALGPRRKGALGIERPGAAASAELPPPSACAVPKSTSREAAAVIDGVAFTADGHMVDPSAWTQALAHKIAAAESVNLDEARMPIVTFARADFEKNGVSPNIRRLTQGTGLGTKELYALFPKAPARTIAKIAGIPKPAGCI encoded by the coding sequence ATGGACACCAACTCAACCGCAATCATGGCTCGCCTCGACGCCATCGACGCTCGGCTCGCGCAGATGGCTGCGCGACAGGAGCGAAGCGAGGACCTCTTTCGGGAGATGGGGCCCATCATCAAAGAGGTGATGGCCACGGCTACGACGAAGCTCGACGGCCTCGACAAGGCTGGGTACTTCGCCTTCGGTCGCGAACTCGTGACGCTGTCCGAGCGCGTCGTCACCGGCTTTTCGCCGGCGGACGTCCGGCAACTTGCGGATGCCGTGGTGAGCATTCTGCGCACCGTGCGGGCCATGACACAGCCGCGCGTCTTGGAGATGGCCGGGCAAGCGTCAAAGGTCATCGAGAAGGCGGACGAGACGGAGCCGCTGGGTCTTATCGGTATGGTCCGCGCTACCCGTGACGACGACGTCCAGAAGGGCATGGCCGTCATGATGGAGCTCATGCGCCACGTGGGGCACGTCGCCACGGCCGTTCGTGAAGAGCAGAAGAAGGACGCGGACAAGAAGGACCGGGGCGCCGAGCGTAAGGCGAAGCTCGCTGCGGCTCTTGGCCCGCGCCGCAAGGGTGCCCTCGGCATCGAGCGGCCCGGGGCCGCGGCGTCGGCGGAGCTGCCGCCCCCGTCCGCGTGCGCCGTGCCGAAGAGCACTTCGCGCGAGGCGGCCGCCGTCATCGATGGCGTCGCGTTTACGGCCGACGGTCACATGGTCGACCCGAGCGCGTGGACGCAGGCGTTGGCGCACAAGATTGCCGCCGCGGAGAGCGTCAACCTCGACGAGGCGCGCATGCCGATCGTGACCTTCGCCCGCGCCGACTTCGAGAAGAACGGCGTGTCACCGAACATTCGTCGCCTGACCCAGGGGACTGGCCTCGGAACGAAGGAACTCTACGCGCTCTTTCCGAAAGCGCCCGCGCGCACCATCGCCAAGATCGCCGGCATTCCGAAGCCGGCGGGTTGCATCTAA
- a CDS encoding FAD-dependent oxidoreductase — protein MKRIVILGAGTGGTMMANKLVRALPDDAWRVTVVDRDDVHLYQPGLLFLPFGDYQPQDIVRRRKHLLDRRVDLRLGEVERVAPAEKRVVMRGGEALPYDLLIVATGSRIMPEQTTGLTGVGWRDTAFDFYTLEGALALRDKLERFEGGRLVVNVVEMPIKCPVAPLEFLFLAEAFFTKRGMRDKVEIAYATPLEGAFTKPRASAAFGDMLAQRRIQVLGDFSVSEVDGERRTLKAYDGRETNYDLLVTVSTYGGSELISRSQMGDASGWLPVDKHTLQSPTLENVFALGDATDAPASKAGAVAHFQSEVLFDNILRFIGGRPLQPAFDGHANCFIETGYGKAMLIDFNYETEPLPGRFPLPGIGPFTLLEESATNHWGKLAFRWVYWNVLLEGKELPLDHRMLLAGKWS, from the coding sequence ATGAAGCGAATCGTGATACTCGGCGCCGGCACCGGCGGCACGATGATGGCTAACAAGCTGGTCCGTGCGCTGCCCGACGACGCCTGGCGCGTGACCGTTGTCGACCGAGACGACGTTCACCTGTACCAGCCGGGGCTCTTGTTCTTGCCGTTCGGCGACTACCAGCCGCAGGACATCGTGCGACGTCGCAAGCACCTCTTGGACCGGCGCGTAGACCTTCGACTCGGTGAGGTCGAACGCGTGGCGCCCGCGGAGAAGCGGGTCGTCATGCGCGGCGGCGAGGCGTTGCCCTACGACCTTCTCATCGTCGCCACGGGTAGCCGAATCATGCCCGAACAAACGACCGGCCTCACGGGCGTCGGTTGGCGCGACACAGCCTTCGACTTTTACACGCTCGAGGGCGCGCTGGCGTTGCGCGACAAGCTTGAGCGATTCGAGGGCGGTCGTCTCGTCGTCAACGTCGTCGAGATGCCCATCAAGTGCCCCGTTGCGCCGCTGGAGTTCTTGTTCCTGGCGGAGGCCTTCTTCACGAAGCGGGGCATGCGTGACAAGGTGGAGATCGCCTACGCGACGCCGCTCGAAGGCGCATTCACCAAGCCGCGCGCATCGGCGGCCTTCGGCGACATGCTCGCCCAGCGGCGCATTCAGGTGCTCGGCGACTTCTCCGTCTCGGAGGTCGATGGCGAGCGTCGGACCCTCAAAGCCTACGACGGACGGGAGACGAACTACGACTTGCTCGTCACGGTGTCCACGTACGGCGGTTCGGAGCTCATCTCCCGTTCCCAGATGGGAGACGCCAGCGGATGGCTGCCAGTCGACAAGCACACGCTTCAGAGCCCCACCCTCGAGAACGTCTTCGCCCTCGGCGACGCAACCGACGCCCCCGCGTCGAAGGCCGGTGCCGTGGCGCACTTCCAGTCGGAGGTGCTCTTCGACAACATCCTTCGGTTCATCGGCGGGCGACCCCTGCAGCCGGCTTTCGATGGTCACGCCAACTGCTTCATCGAGACTGGCTACGGCAAGGCGATGCTCATCGACTTCAACTACGAAACGGAGCCGCTGCCGGGCCGGTTCCCGTTGCCGGGCATCGGACCGTTCACGTTGCTCGAGGAGAGCGCCACGAACCACTGGGGCAAGCTGGCGTTTCGGTGGGTCTACTGGAACGTCCTTCTGGAAGGCAAAGAGCTTCCCTTGGACCACCGGATGCTTCTCGCGGGCAAGTGGAGCTGA
- a CDS encoding Uma2 family endonuclease, with amino-acid sequence MADPARKRATYADVLGAPEDMVAQVLDGELHLHPRPARRHLRAASALGGHLYGAFDAGHNGPGGWVVVFEPELHLGSEPDIVVPDIGAWRDERYPGDVDDDDAFYRVAPDWVAEVLSTSTARVDRVKKMPIYAREGVGHVWIVDPRDRTVEVFRLTGDAYVLAASWAGEESPATLEPFAEVSIPPAAFWGKRRRGSAP; translated from the coding sequence ATGGCCGACCCGGCGCGCAAGCGAGCGACGTACGCAGATGTCCTCGGTGCGCCCGAGGACATGGTTGCGCAGGTGCTCGACGGCGAGCTGCATCTTCATCCAAGGCCGGCGCGCCGTCACCTCCGCGCCGCGTCCGCGCTGGGGGGCCACCTCTACGGCGCGTTTGACGCCGGACACAACGGTCCCGGCGGTTGGGTTGTCGTGTTTGAGCCAGAGCTTCATCTGGGCTCCGAGCCCGACATCGTGGTGCCCGACATTGGGGCTTGGCGCGACGAGCGATACCCCGGCGACGTGGATGACGACGACGCGTTCTATCGTGTGGCGCCCGACTGGGTCGCCGAGGTGCTCTCCACGAGTACGGCGCGCGTCGATCGCGTCAAGAAGATGCCCATCTACGCGCGTGAAGGTGTGGGCCACGTCTGGATCGTCGACCCACGTGACCGCACCGTGGAGGTGTTTCGCCTCACGGGCGACGCGTACGTGCTCGCAGCGAGTTGGGCCGGCGAGGAATCGCCAGCGACGCTCGAACCCTTCGCGGAGGTCTCCATTCCGCCGGCAGCGTTTTGGGGCAAGAGGCGCCGTGGAAGCGCGCCTTAG
- the ettA gene encoding energy-dependent translational throttle protein EttA, which translates to MDYIFTMRGVSKVHPPDKKVLENITLAFLPGAKIGVIGSNGSGKSSLLRIMAGVDKDIYGEAKAHPGIRVGYFAQEPELGDAKTVREAVELGVAEVKNLITEFEAVSNSLGEPMSDDAMEKALARQGELQDKLDAVDAWNIDQKVDVAMDALRCPSPDAEIAHLSGGEKRRVALARILLESPDMLLLDEPTNHLDAESVAWLERFLKEFKGTVVAVTHDRYFLDDVAEWILELDRGRGIPFKGNYSGWLEQKSARLAQEEKSESARQRKLKQELEWVRASPRARQAKSKARLSAYEELMAKSSQAVAEGADISIPAGPRLGDVVIEADHLQKGFADRLLIDDLTFQLPRSGIVGVIGPNGAGKTTLFRMLVNEDKPDGGALKVGETVKVAYVDQSRESLGADNTVFQEISGGEEKISLGGKKEVSSRAYCSWFGFKGADQQKKVGTLSGGERNRVHLAKLLKEGGNLLLLDEPTNDLDVDTLRSLEDALSEFPGCAVIISHDRWFLDRIATHILAFEGDSHVEWFAGNYQAYEEDRKKRLGNAADQPHRIKFKKLRA; encoded by the coding sequence ATGGATTACATCTTCACGATGCGCGGAGTGAGCAAGGTTCACCCGCCGGACAAGAAGGTTCTCGAGAACATCACCCTCGCGTTTCTTCCGGGCGCCAAGATCGGCGTCATCGGCTCCAACGGCTCAGGCAAGAGCAGCCTTCTTCGCATCATGGCCGGTGTCGACAAAGACATCTACGGCGAGGCCAAGGCCCACCCGGGCATTCGCGTCGGCTACTTTGCGCAGGAGCCCGAGCTCGGTGACGCGAAGACCGTGCGTGAGGCCGTCGAGCTCGGCGTCGCCGAGGTGAAGAACCTCATCACCGAGTTCGAGGCCGTGAGCAACTCGCTCGGCGAGCCCATGAGCGACGACGCCATGGAGAAGGCCCTCGCGCGGCAAGGTGAGCTCCAAGACAAACTCGATGCCGTCGACGCGTGGAACATCGACCAGAAGGTCGACGTCGCGATGGACGCGCTGCGCTGCCCATCGCCCGACGCGGAGATCGCGCACCTCTCCGGCGGCGAGAAGCGGCGCGTGGCCCTCGCGCGCATCCTGCTCGAGAGCCCCGACATGCTCTTGCTCGACGAGCCCACGAACCACCTCGACGCCGAGAGCGTCGCGTGGCTCGAGCGCTTCTTGAAGGAGTTCAAGGGCACCGTCGTGGCGGTGACGCACGATCGCTACTTCCTGGACGACGTCGCCGAATGGATCTTGGAGCTCGATCGCGGTCGCGGCATTCCCTTCAAGGGGAACTACTCGGGTTGGCTCGAGCAGAAGAGCGCGCGCCTCGCCCAAGAAGAGAAGTCGGAGAGCGCGCGGCAGCGCAAGCTCAAGCAGGAGCTCGAGTGGGTGCGTGCCAGCCCGCGCGCGCGCCAAGCCAAGAGCAAGGCGCGCCTCTCGGCCTACGAAGAGCTCATGGCGAAGTCGTCGCAAGCCGTCGCCGAAGGCGCCGACATCAGCATCCCTGCCGGGCCGCGGCTCGGTGATGTGGTCATCGAGGCCGATCATCTCCAGAAGGGCTTCGCCGATCGTCTCCTCATCGACGACCTCACGTTCCAGCTCCCGCGGAGCGGCATCGTCGGCGTCATCGGCCCCAACGGCGCCGGCAAGACGACGCTCTTCCGCATGCTCGTCAACGAAGACAAACCCGACGGCGGCGCCCTCAAGGTCGGCGAGACGGTGAAGGTCGCGTACGTCGATCAGAGCCGCGAGTCGCTCGGCGCCGACAACACGGTCTTCCAGGAGATCTCCGGCGGCGAGGAGAAGATCTCCCTCGGCGGCAAGAAGGAGGTCTCCTCGCGGGCCTATTGCTCCTGGTTCGGCTTCAAGGGCGCCGATCAGCAGAAGAAGGTCGGCACGCTCTCGGGCGGTGAGCGAAACCGCGTTCACTTGGCGAAGCTCCTCAAGGAAGGTGGCAACCTCCTTTTGCTCGACGAGCCCACGAACGATCTCGACGTCGACACGCTTCGCTCGCTCGAGGACGCGCTGAGCGAGTTCCCCGGGTGCGCCGTCATCATCAGCCACGATCGCTGGTTCCTCGATCGCATCGCCACGCACATCCTGGCCTTCGAGGGCGACAGCCACGTCGAGTGGTTCGCCGGGAACTACCAGGCCTACGAAGAAGATCGGAAAAAGCGCCTCGGCAACGCGGCCGATCAGCCGCACCGCATCAAGTTCAAGAAGCTGCGCGCCTGA